One Candidatus Cardinium hertigii DNA window includes the following coding sequences:
- a CDS encoding alpha/beta hydrolase: MHALTYPEVYSKTLPAKKLVVLLHGIGADGNDWIPLAHYMQNNLTDCHFIAPHGIEPYESAPYGRQWFSLLNRDPAVMQPLLARNAPRLMDSIQQKQLTLQLTNQDTVIMGFSQGAMMGIYLTLIQKTPFLATIAFSGLLIAPPACLNTTTPICLIHGVLDSIITVDAVDQAIQYLKKWHIPHNDYKLPHLAHSIDHRGLQQAIDCIHKASLGFTIAPK, encoded by the coding sequence ATGCATGCATTAACTTATCCTGAAGTATATAGTAAAACACTACCAGCAAAAAAACTGGTAGTGCTGCTACATGGTATAGGGGCCGATGGAAACGATTGGATCCCTTTAGCACACTACATGCAAAATAACTTAACGGATTGCCATTTTATAGCACCACATGGGATAGAGCCCTATGAAAGTGCTCCTTATGGACGCCAATGGTTTAGTTTGCTCAATCGGGATCCAGCCGTTATGCAACCATTACTTGCACGAAATGCACCACGCCTTATGGATAGCATCCAGCAAAAACAGCTAACATTACAGCTTACCAATCAGGATACCGTTATAATGGGATTTTCTCAAGGGGCCATGATGGGAATTTATTTAACCTTGATTCAGAAAACACCTTTCTTAGCTACCATAGCTTTCTCTGGATTATTGATAGCCCCTCCTGCTTGCCTTAACACTACTACACCCATCTGCCTCATTCATGGTGTATTGGATAGTATAATCACAGTGGATGCTGTGGATCAAGCCATACAGTACTTGAAAAAATGGCATATCCCACATAATGACTATAAGCTACCCCATCTTGCTCATTCCATAGACCATAGAGGGTTACAGCAGGCTATTGATTGTATCCATAAGGCTTCCCTTGGCTTTACCATAGCGCCTAAGTAG
- the nth gene encoding endonuclease III gives MTKAVVNQIFQILSKANPNPTTELVYTTDFTLLVAVILSAQATDVSVNKATQELFVQYNTPSKILALGEENLKKCIKTIGLYNSKARHIIALCKELIERHHGHIPNTFEMLIRLPGIGRKTANVLLNVLFQKPVIAVDTHVFRVAKRIGLAQGNSVAKVEKELEQIITPPWLMHAHHWLILHGRYICKARNPNCNICPIKAYCAYIKSASG, from the coding sequence ATGACAAAAGCAGTAGTCAATCAAATTTTTCAAATTTTAAGTAAGGCCAACCCGAACCCAACCACAGAATTGGTTTATACAACGGATTTTACCTTATTGGTAGCCGTTATATTGTCTGCGCAAGCTACTGATGTATCCGTGAACAAAGCAACGCAAGAACTGTTTGTTCAATATAATACCCCTTCTAAAATTTTAGCATTAGGAGAAGAAAATTTAAAGAAATGTATCAAAACGATTGGTCTATATAATAGCAAAGCTAGGCATATCATAGCGCTTTGTAAGGAATTAATCGAACGGCACCATGGCCATATACCCAACACTTTTGAGATGCTTATACGCTTACCAGGTATAGGAAGAAAAACAGCTAATGTACTATTAAACGTTTTGTTTCAAAAACCCGTTATTGCTGTTGATACACATGTATTTAGGGTAGCTAAACGGATTGGGCTAGCCCAAGGCAACAGTGTTGCTAAAGTAGAAAAGGAACTAGAACAAATTATAACACCACCATGGCTAATGCATGCCCATCATTGGCTTATACTACATGGAAGATATATTTGCAAAGCCCGAAACCCTAACTGTAACATCTGCCCTATAAAAGCGTATTGTGCTTATATAAAGTCAGCCTCCGGATGA
- a CDS encoding YraN family protein, whose protein sequence is MSIKDSTADFGQYAEYIAANYLKQKGFSILAKNFRYKRYEIDLIAQKGELLVFVEVKARKNNLFGYPENFIKRKQISGIRLAAAHYLRKQPYQVQMIRFDIIAILGNFNQITEIMHLEDGFY, encoded by the coding sequence ATGTCTATAAAAGATTCAACAGCTGACTTTGGGCAATATGCAGAGTACATTGCAGCAAACTACTTGAAGCAGAAAGGATTTTCAATTTTAGCTAAAAATTTTCGTTACAAACGTTATGAAATTGATTTAATCGCTCAGAAGGGGGAATTACTTGTTTTTGTCGAGGTAAAAGCACGTAAAAACAATTTATTTGGCTATCCAGAAAATTTTATTAAGCGCAAGCAAATAAGCGGCATTCGTCTAGCTGCAGCGCATTATTTACGTAAGCAACCTTATCAAGTGCAAATGATACGTTTTGATATTATCGCTATACTAGGTAATTTCAACCAAATTACTGAGATAATGCACTTAGAAGATGGATTCTACTAA
- a CDS encoding biotin transporter BioY yields MSIATCNKIIRSSLKYIRCASNFHRITAILSAIALLAVCTQISVPLKPVPVTMQSFAVLFIGIFYSKCHAYSAVIVYLLIGMMGIPVFANFGSGISYIMGPTGGFLIGFLVALYPMSWYKTYLSDIITVHSVLLLCLLGSLAIFGCGYLWLIQYINAYKAFHLGIKPFIVGEIAKWVFLMVIARIKKISI; encoded by the coding sequence ATGTCTATTGCAACTTGTAATAAAATTATTAGGTCTTCGTTAAAATATATACGATGCGCTTCGAATTTTCACCGAATAACAGCTATACTTTCTGCTATTGCTTTATTAGCTGTATGCACACAGATTTCCGTACCATTAAAGCCAGTCCCAGTCACCATGCAGTCATTTGCCGTGTTATTTATAGGGATTTTTTACAGTAAATGTCATGCATACAGTGCCGTAATTGTTTATCTTCTAATAGGGATGATGGGAATCCCTGTATTTGCAAATTTTGGCTCTGGTATATCGTATATAATGGGCCCAACGGGTGGATTCCTTATAGGCTTTTTAGTTGCACTTTATCCTATGTCTTGGTATAAAACGTATCTATCCGATATTATTACTGTTCATTCGGTCTTATTGCTTTGCTTGCTGGGTAGTTTGGCCATTTTTGGCTGTGGCTATTTATGGCTTATACAATACATAAATGCTTATAAAGCCTTTCACTTAGGTATAAAGCCATTTATAGTTGGCGAGATAGCCAAATGGGTGTTTTTAATGGTCATAGCAAGAATAAAGAAAATCAGTATTTAA
- the rpmG gene encoding 50S ribosomal protein L33: MAKKKGSRVQVILECTEQRKSGVAGMSRYCTEKNRTKTIARLELRKYNPILKRYTLHKEIK; this comes from the coding sequence ATGGCAAAGAAAAAAGGGAGTAGGGTGCAAGTAATCCTGGAATGTACGGAACAACGCAAGAGTGGTGTGGCAGGTATGTCCCGTTATTGTACCGAAAAAAACAGAACCAAAACGATTGCACGATTGGAATTAAGGAAATACAATCCTATCCTTAAGCGATATACACTTCATAAAGAAATTAAGTAA
- a CDS encoding BamA/OMP85 family outer membrane protein translates to MIRIYRKYIPYILFLFYLAGGRGLPALATTGYTITHIQVEGNVTIEEELLIGLSGLEPGVLLNPSSEEIGISIRKIAKYEGIKTVSLYLTAVDEVNKVATCVIRVEEHPKLASYVIEGISKKEKGSLCEQVKIPPHASLAPVFLRNTTTAIKKYFLDKGFGGVAVATELVPDKKTKNRVHLKIKIVKGKKSIVDKIIFEGNKHIDSNLLRYHITELNESPRFTLLKDIVKRAFSGDLFRKGTSVLQNANIYEKLKSYFFEHVSFFPSVFTEEKYLKAKKDIILFYKSNGFQDACITAAHCKQSPTGRVAIYFKIEEGNPYKIRHIKWVGNCRYSEQDLAKLLNLAQGSPYDPVRIKEQLGQNVDDLYFNNGYLCFRSEVIETGIEDQQVDLEIRIWEGKQATINQLHIVGNTITHDEVIRRSLYTIPGEKFNRQHVGESMRRLNMLQFFYPLSTPLVNPSETGDTVDITYVVKEKLNLNLSGGLSSADGLIGHVELGSNNVSIRNLFSGKIPLGAAQKLSFKGEFGKHKQKGLSLTFEDPWLWWGKRRYSFSFGISNRYQYFPYKKTPLDRYIDFALFPIGKQHKNGEMHTFSCWTSLGRQLAKDWSWELGVHYVRYAYQHCVWLKDGKRKSGISHDIQLNTSLSYDSTDNRYYPTRGLSWDNKLTITPPYTLLSGKAFDPSAMPRFQEFGKYMMDLSYFKKLPKSFVFHTSGHMGFLFSLSKGAIGPFHRFRMGGISPDEGGGLLNHDFVSLRGYPNDSLTPEHCHKQLSGGVLFQKVSVELRYPLALNLACVYLLGFMDVGDSWLTYEKYEKYNYQAMKKSIGLGLRVFPPIPIIPMIGIDIGYRLDATKKKPARAWEWHFHINPLSR, encoded by the coding sequence ATGATCCGTATTTATAGGAAATACATTCCGTATATTTTATTTCTGTTTTATTTAGCTGGCGGGAGGGGGCTACCTGCTTTAGCTACAACGGGTTATACGATAACCCATATTCAAGTGGAGGGTAATGTTACGATAGAAGAGGAGCTATTGATTGGCCTTTCTGGGTTAGAACCCGGTGTCCTTCTGAATCCTTCTTCTGAGGAAATAGGCATATCCATTCGGAAGATAGCTAAGTATGAAGGTATTAAAACGGTTTCCCTCTATTTGACTGCTGTAGATGAGGTAAATAAGGTAGCTACTTGTGTTATTCGAGTTGAAGAGCATCCTAAGCTGGCAAGTTATGTTATAGAGGGGATTTCTAAAAAAGAAAAGGGATCTCTATGTGAGCAAGTAAAAATCCCTCCGCATGCATCGCTTGCGCCTGTTTTTCTTCGTAATACGACTACTGCTATTAAAAAATATTTTTTAGACAAAGGATTTGGAGGGGTAGCGGTTGCTACAGAATTAGTACCAGATAAAAAAACAAAAAATAGAGTACACTTAAAAATCAAGATTGTCAAGGGTAAAAAAAGTATAGTAGATAAAATTATTTTTGAAGGAAACAAACATATAGACAGCAATCTTTTACGTTATCATATAACAGAACTAAACGAGTCTCCTCGTTTTACACTTTTAAAAGATATCGTTAAAAGGGCGTTTTCAGGGGATCTTTTCCGAAAAGGGACCTCTGTACTACAAAATGCGAACATATATGAGAAATTAAAATCTTATTTTTTTGAGCATGTCTCTTTTTTTCCCTCTGTTTTTACGGAAGAGAAATATTTAAAAGCCAAAAAAGATATTATTCTTTTTTATAAATCAAATGGATTTCAGGATGCTTGCATTACAGCAGCGCATTGTAAGCAAAGTCCTACTGGGAGGGTAGCCATTTATTTCAAAATAGAGGAAGGCAATCCATATAAGATTCGTCATATCAAATGGGTTGGTAATTGCCGCTATAGTGAACAGGACTTGGCTAAGCTATTAAACTTAGCACAAGGAAGCCCATATGATCCAGTGCGTATCAAAGAGCAGCTAGGCCAAAATGTTGATGATCTCTATTTTAACAATGGTTATCTTTGTTTTCGTTCAGAAGTTATAGAAACAGGTATAGAGGACCAGCAGGTAGACTTAGAGATCAGAATATGGGAAGGGAAGCAAGCTACTATTAATCAACTGCATATTGTAGGCAATACCATAACGCATGATGAAGTAATCCGACGTTCATTGTATACGATACCAGGAGAGAAATTCAATAGACAACATGTAGGAGAATCCATGCGAAGATTGAACATGTTACAGTTTTTTTATCCTCTGTCCACTCCACTTGTTAATCCAAGTGAAACAGGAGATACGGTAGATATTACCTATGTTGTAAAGGAAAAGCTTAACTTAAATCTTAGTGGGGGTCTAAGCTCTGCGGATGGTCTGATTGGTCATGTTGAGCTTGGTTCAAATAATGTTTCTATAAGAAATCTATTCAGCGGTAAGATTCCGTTAGGTGCTGCTCAGAAGCTTTCCTTTAAGGGAGAATTTGGGAAACACAAACAGAAAGGGTTAAGCTTAACCTTTGAGGATCCTTGGCTTTGGTGGGGGAAGCGTAGATATTCATTTTCTTTCGGTATAAGCAATAGGTATCAATATTTCCCTTATAAAAAAACGCCATTAGATAGGTATATAGATTTCGCTTTATTTCCAATAGGGAAACAGCATAAAAACGGGGAAATGCATACGTTTAGTTGTTGGACCTCATTAGGTAGGCAATTGGCTAAGGATTGGTCTTGGGAACTAGGGGTGCATTACGTACGCTATGCTTACCAGCATTGCGTATGGCTGAAAGACGGCAAAAGAAAATCTGGTATTTCACATGATATACAGTTGAATACTTCATTATCCTATGATAGTACGGACAATCGTTACTACCCAACCAGGGGTTTATCTTGGGATAATAAGCTGACTATTACACCACCTTATACTTTATTGTCTGGTAAAGCATTTGATCCATCAGCTATGCCACGTTTCCAGGAATTTGGGAAATATATGATGGATCTTTCCTATTTTAAGAAGTTACCAAAAAGTTTCGTTTTCCATACCTCTGGCCATATGGGTTTTTTGTTTTCTCTTTCTAAAGGTGCAATAGGGCCTTTTCATCGCTTCCGCATGGGGGGAATATCACCTGATGAAGGTGGTGGCTTATTGAATCATGATTTTGTTTCATTACGGGGTTATCCAAATGATAGCCTTACACCTGAGCATTGTCACAAACAGTTGAGTGGAGGTGTTTTATTTCAAAAGGTTTCTGTAGAATTGCGCTATCCTCTTGCGTTAAATCTTGCCTGTGTTTATCTATTAGGATTTATGGATGTGGGCGACAGCTGGTTAACGTATGAAAAGTATGAAAAGTATAACTATCAAGCGATGAAAAAATCTATAGGGCTTGGGTTACGTGTTTTTCCACCTATACCAATAATACCAATGATAGGTATAGACATCGGTTATAGACTAGATGCTACCAAGAAGAAACCTGCGCGTGCATGGGAGTGGCACTTTCACATTAACCCATTGAGCCGTTAG
- a CDS encoding lipase family protein: MSPGRIFVLDGTNGKEIVIAYRGTQDRYDWRTNLQAAWQADVDFLSEQDGARTKAPWGYYQAFKDSRASLMNCLRQHVQHYGVSMKDLRVTVTGHSMGGAFAVISVLYLKTEAGIRDVAVVNFGSPKILNTTGSAMCERLIDKHNIIRAVSSDPVPYVISDYDLFYKHVGALQHINNGFSPMHKVNA; this comes from the coding sequence ATGTCACCTGGTCGTATTTTTGTACTTGATGGCACTAATGGGAAGGAAATCGTTATAGCCTATCGAGGGACACAAGATCGTTATGATTGGCGGACTAATTTGCAAGCAGCATGGCAGGCTGATGTAGACTTTTTATCGGAACAGGATGGTGCAAGAACAAAAGCACCTTGGGGTTATTATCAAGCATTTAAAGATTCTCGTGCTAGCCTTATGAATTGTTTAAGGCAGCATGTGCAGCATTACGGAGTGAGCATGAAAGATTTACGTGTTACTGTTACAGGGCATAGTATGGGTGGTGCGTTTGCTGTAATAAGTGTCTTATATCTAAAAACAGAAGCCGGTATTCGCGATGTAGCTGTTGTAAATTTTGGAAGCCCTAAAATTTTAAATACTACGGGTAGTGCAATGTGTGAGCGTCTTATAGACAAGCATAATATTATCAGAGCTGTAAGCAGTGATCCTGTCCCCTATGTTATATCTGATTATGACTTATTCTATAAACATGTAGGTGCGTTACAACACATAAATAATGGATTTTCCCCTATGCACAAGGTAAATGCCTAG
- the rpmB gene encoding 50S ribosomal protein L28 — MARICDITGKRAIIGNNVSHANNKTKRWFYPNLQKKNFYLPEEKVWIPMKVCTSVLRTINKKGICAVLKEAKQKGTLSKKFCRLV, encoded by the coding sequence ATGGCAAGGATTTGTGATATAACGGGTAAAAGGGCTATTATAGGTAATAATGTGTCTCATGCAAATAACAAAACAAAACGCTGGTTTTATCCAAATTTACAGAAAAAAAATTTCTATCTCCCGGAAGAAAAAGTTTGGATCCCCATGAAGGTATGCACTTCTGTTTTACGTACCATAAACAAAAAGGGGATTTGTGCTGTACTTAAGGAAGCCAAACAAAAAGGAACCTTATCCAAGAAGTTCTGCCGATTGGTTTAA
- a CDS encoding F-box protein has protein sequence MQNIVYVVYALGRVCMVSMLIAACSNLNMGVNGQAVAFLQLPSEVREEIYAFLPKEDLLSIRQIYKNEKNLIEKRLFSNSFSSKYPLHIIDLTEEKLCFAERYKILHIRYSGPLDKDCLTSLARLKLQSLQLSYDSRDSMNTDKSPFVERQDTITDTFFPIQSLTSLELEYKEEKMVYIFKYVRESEYSPAEISKFKNSYSIRQRSCRSNCIACCKQGLRP, from the coding sequence ATGCAAAATATTGTTTATGTTGTTTATGCCTTAGGGAGGGTATGTATGGTCAGTATGCTGATTGCTGCCTGTAGTAACTTAAATATGGGCGTAAACGGCCAGGCTGTTGCGTTTCTTCAACTTCCTTCAGAAGTTAGAGAAGAAATTTATGCTTTTTTACCTAAAGAAGATTTATTAAGTATTCGACAAATATATAAGAATGAAAAAAATTTAATCGAAAAGAGGTTATTTTCTAACTCCTTTTCCTCTAAATATCCTTTGCATATTATTGATTTAACAGAAGAAAAATTGTGCTTTGCGGAAAGATATAAAATCTTGCATATACGTTATAGTGGTCCTTTAGATAAAGATTGTTTAACGTCATTAGCGAGGTTAAAGTTACAATCTCTTCAGTTATCATACGATAGTAGGGACAGTATGAACACAGATAAATCTCCTTTCGTTGAAAGGCAAGATACCATTACAGATACGTTTTTTCCTATACAATCGCTTACATCCCTTGAGCTAGAGTATAAGGAAGAAAAGATGGTCTACATATTCAAATATGTACGTGAATCTGAATATTCTCCTGCTGAGATTTCGAAGTTTAAAAATTCGTATAGTATCAGACAGCGTTCTTGTCGTTCGAACTGCATAGCATGCTGTAAGCAAGGCCTTAGGCCTTAG
- a CDS encoding outer membrane beta-barrel protein: MISIKKYVIAVLVLHGLNGPETAHALAGRFSIELSPALSINKIYNFNSNKIALKDRGIAPGLISGLAYHFPLRAHCSVSAGVSYALGHMGVITLRSASEAYETYLLQSIWLPILCRLYTSEIKLDTSMYFKLGFIPSIGLPSRPISSKVKGTKLVSTRQFNGWMHLGGGVKYDFSLTNSLMVGISYYGDVSGIMHTEEAYGHNHFFCLDICLLF, translated from the coding sequence ATGATTTCCATTAAAAAATATGTTATTGCTGTGCTCGTATTACACGGTTTAAATGGCCCAGAAACAGCGCATGCATTAGCGGGTCGTTTTAGCATCGAACTGAGTCCTGCTTTATCCATAAATAAAATTTATAATTTTAATTCAAATAAAATAGCACTAAAAGATAGGGGCATTGCACCAGGATTGATTTCTGGTTTGGCTTATCATTTTCCTTTACGGGCACATTGTAGTGTAAGCGCAGGTGTTTCCTATGCCTTAGGCCATATGGGTGTCATAACACTTCGTTCAGCTTCTGAAGCATATGAAACCTATTTATTACAGTCTATTTGGCTACCTATTTTATGTAGATTATATACCAGTGAAATAAAGCTTGATACCAGTATGTATTTTAAGCTGGGTTTTATTCCCTCTATCGGTTTACCCAGCAGGCCTATTAGCTCAAAGGTAAAGGGAACCAAGTTGGTAAGCACCCGACAATTCAATGGTTGGATGCATCTAGGGGGCGGTGTAAAGTATGACTTTAGCTTAACCAATAGTCTAATGGTAGGGATAAGCTACTATGGAGATGTATCTGGAATCATGCATACAGAAGAGGCATATGGCCATAATCATTTTTTTTGTCTGGATATCTGTTTGCTATTTTAG
- a CDS encoding DUF4295 family protein, with translation MAKKVMATLSKGNQGRLTKLIQVKRSSKTGAYGFRSRMVSPEMVKEVLARKTE, from the coding sequence ATGGCAAAAAAAGTAATGGCAACGCTTTCTAAGGGAAATCAAGGGAGATTAACAAAGCTAATCCAAGTAAAAAGATCCTCTAAAACAGGGGCTTATGGTTTTCGAAGCAGAATGGTATCTCCTGAGATGGTCAAAGAAGTCTTAGCTAGAAAAACGGAATAG
- the queA gene encoding tRNA preQ1(34) S-adenosylmethionine ribosyltransferase-isomerase QueA — translation MKLSNFKFELPKDLIAQYPIESKEAARLMVVHKNSGQIEHKTIKELASYFEKGDTLVANDSKVLPCKLYGYKEKTNAEVEVILLRKLSHEHALWDTIVEPARKIRIGNKIYFGNGELVAEIIDNTTSRGRTLKLLFEGGESDFYALIEQIGHVPLPPQIGRSSTPEDSLYYKTLFAKNIGSIVLPAAGLHFTPYLLKYLELCNISVTCVTLHIGLGELKTIDMEDLTKVKAASERFIITEEAAHVVNQSLAKQKKVCAVGTSVLKAIESSVSVSCHLKANNGWTNKFILPSYPFKICNALLTTFHLPFSSSLVNIAAFGGDELVLAAYAEAIKEKYRFFLYGDAMLII, via the coding sequence ATGAAATTATCCAATTTTAAATTCGAATTACCTAAGGATCTCATTGCACAATATCCTATAGAATCCAAAGAAGCAGCTCGCTTAATGGTCGTACATAAGAACAGTGGTCAAATAGAGCATAAAACCATCAAGGAGCTTGCTAGTTATTTTGAGAAAGGCGATACGTTAGTTGCCAATGATTCCAAAGTATTACCCTGTAAACTTTATGGTTATAAGGAGAAAACCAATGCAGAAGTAGAAGTAATTTTGTTACGTAAATTAAGTCACGAGCATGCCTTATGGGATACTATTGTAGAACCAGCGCGTAAGATTCGCATAGGCAATAAAATTTATTTTGGGAATGGTGAACTGGTAGCTGAGATTATTGATAACACTACTTCAAGAGGTCGAACGCTCAAATTACTATTTGAGGGAGGGGAAAGTGACTTCTATGCCCTCATAGAGCAAATAGGTCATGTGCCCTTGCCTCCTCAAATAGGACGTTCCTCCACTCCGGAAGATAGCCTTTATTATAAAACCTTGTTTGCTAAAAATATAGGGAGCATTGTATTACCTGCTGCGGGGTTGCATTTTACCCCTTATTTGTTAAAATATTTGGAATTGTGCAATATTTCTGTTACGTGTGTTACCCTTCATATTGGTTTAGGGGAGCTGAAGACTATTGATATGGAAGACTTAACCAAGGTTAAAGCTGCTTCTGAAAGATTTATAATTACGGAAGAAGCAGCCCATGTAGTAAATCAGAGTTTGGCTAAGCAAAAAAAAGTTTGTGCGGTAGGTACTTCTGTTTTAAAGGCTATAGAATCTTCTGTTTCTGTATCTTGCCATTTAAAGGCGAACAATGGATGGACGAATAAGTTTATTTTACCTTCCTATCCTTTTAAGATTTGCAATGCTTTGTTAACGACCTTTCATTTACCTTTTTCTAGCTCCTTAGTCAATATAGCTGCTTTTGGAGGAGATGAGTTGGTATTAGCTGCGTATGCGGAAGCCATTAAAGAAAAGTATCGCTTCTTCTTGTATGGAGATGCGATGTTAATTATATAG
- the ftsY gene encoding signal recognition particle-docking protein FtsY gives MGILNFFSSKVAKSKESLTKALSKTRHTLWDQFTKVIAGKSTIDGDILDKLEELLIGADVGVPTTLKIITAIEQRIARDKYLTTAELFQILKSEIEKLLLPSNPNPAERTAADAVIPTPFVLLVVGVNGVGKTTTIGKLAAQFAKEGKKVILGAADTFRAAAIEQLTIWGNRTGATVVAKGMQVDPSSVAYEAVQQGIQSNTDLVIIDTAGRLHTKKHLVNELAKIKRTIHKCLPGAPHEVLLVLDGTTGQNAFHQAEIFTAAVQVTGLVITKLDGTAKGGMLLGIANQFTLPIQYIGVGEQVEDLKPFDPHAFVEALFEQWNA, from the coding sequence ATGGGGATTCTGAATTTTTTCTCTTCTAAAGTAGCCAAGTCTAAGGAGTCTTTAACAAAAGCGCTCTCTAAAACGCGTCATACATTATGGGATCAATTTACCAAAGTAATTGCAGGAAAGTCTACTATTGATGGGGACATATTAGACAAGCTAGAAGAACTATTGATTGGAGCAGATGTAGGGGTTCCTACAACGCTTAAAATAATAACTGCTATTGAGCAGCGTATAGCAAGAGACAAATACCTTACCACAGCTGAACTATTTCAGATTTTAAAATCTGAAATAGAGAAACTTTTATTACCTAGTAACCCTAACCCAGCTGAACGAACTGCAGCTGATGCGGTAATCCCCACTCCATTCGTATTATTAGTGGTAGGGGTCAATGGAGTAGGGAAAACGACTACTATTGGTAAACTTGCTGCACAATTTGCAAAGGAAGGAAAAAAAGTTATCCTAGGAGCAGCAGATACCTTCCGTGCAGCGGCCATCGAACAGCTGACGATCTGGGGCAATCGGACAGGGGCAACAGTAGTAGCAAAGGGCATGCAGGTGGATCCTTCCTCTGTAGCATATGAAGCAGTACAGCAAGGAATACAAAGTAACACCGATTTGGTTATCATAGATACAGCTGGCCGATTGCATACTAAGAAGCATCTTGTCAATGAATTAGCCAAAATCAAACGTACCATCCATAAGTGTCTGCCTGGTGCACCTCATGAGGTACTATTGGTATTGGATGGTACTACAGGCCAAAATGCCTTTCATCAAGCAGAAATTTTTACAGCTGCCGTGCAAGTAACAGGACTTGTAATCACTAAATTAGATGGAACCGCTAAGGGTGGTATGCTATTGGGCATAGCCAATCAGTTTACGCTTCCTATTCAATATATTGGCGTGGGAGAACAGGTAGAGGACCTTAAGCCATTTGATCCCCATGCTTTTGTGGAGGCCTTATTTGAACAATGGAATGCCTAG